One Polaribacter sp. SA4-12 genomic window carries:
- a CDS encoding ATP-dependent helicase has protein sequence MNTYLDSLNDAQKQAVLQKDGPMIIIAGAGSGKTRVLTYRIAHLMQQGVDSFNILSLTFTNKAAKEMKARIAGVVGNSESKNLWMGTFHSVFARILRSEADKLGFPTNFTIYDSQDSVRLISAIIKEMGLDRERYKPKQVLGRISSFKNSLVTVKAYRNNPEYLKQDTEASRPKVGDIYKIYVDRCFKAGAMDFDDLLLRTNELLARFPEVLAKYQDRFRYIMVDEYQDTNHSQYIIVRALADKFGNICVVGDDSQSIYSFRGANIKNILNFQKDYPDVKTFKLEQNYRSTSNIVNAANSVIEKNKTKLDKEVWTSNDAGEPINVMRTISDGEEGRFVAQSIWENQMNHQLTPDDFCVLYRTNSQSRAIEDALRKKGIDYKIYGGMSFYQRKEIKDILSYLRILINPNDEEALKRIINYPARGIGATTIDRLTIAANHYKKSIFEVLKYIDKIDLKINSGTKNKLKNFMVMIESLQIQAQTKNAFEIAEIVVKKTQLIKDLEKDGTPEAVSKVENVQELLNGIKDFITDKIEEGEDTSLTTFLEDVALATDFDAKKDDDKPSVSLMTIHQSKGLEYMYVYVVGLEENLFPSAMSMTTRSELEEERRLFYVAITRAEKVAYLTYAQTRYRWGKLVDAEPSRFLEEIDEKYLSYITPKSTNPTINNFLDKSIFDDAPKGIRFQKPIQRKKMERDLVKKKDIIIPKNLKKVSQATSKANLFDGKIVVGNIVEHNRFGTGEVIALEGNGPNKKAEIKFGTVGKKKLLLQFAKLKVIG, from the coding sequence TTGAATACATATTTAGATTCTTTAAACGACGCACAAAAGCAAGCTGTCTTACAAAAAGACGGACCAATGATTATTATAGCAGGTGCAGGCTCTGGTAAAACACGTGTATTAACTTACAGAATTGCGCATTTAATGCAGCAAGGTGTAGATTCTTTTAATATTCTGTCGCTTACATTTACAAATAAAGCTGCAAAAGAAATGAAGGCAAGAATTGCTGGAGTTGTTGGTAATAGTGAGTCAAAAAACTTATGGATGGGAACTTTCCACTCCGTTTTTGCAAGAATTTTAAGGTCAGAAGCAGACAAGTTAGGTTTTCCAACCAATTTTACAATTTACGATTCGCAAGATTCAGTTCGTTTAATATCAGCAATTATTAAAGAAATGGGGTTAGATAGAGAACGCTATAAACCAAAACAGGTTTTAGGTCGTATTTCATCTTTCAAAAACAGTTTGGTAACCGTAAAAGCGTACAGAAATAATCCTGAATATCTTAAACAAGATACAGAAGCAAGTAGACCAAAAGTAGGAGATATTTATAAAATATATGTAGACAGATGTTTTAAAGCAGGAGCAATGGATTTTGATGATTTATTGTTAAGAACCAATGAGTTATTGGCTCGTTTTCCAGAAGTTTTAGCAAAATATCAAGATCGTTTTAGATATATTATGGTTGATGAGTATCAAGATACAAATCACTCACAATATATAATTGTTAGAGCTTTAGCAGATAAATTTGGAAACATTTGTGTTGTTGGTGATGATTCGCAAAGTATCTATAGTTTTAGGGGAGCAAATATCAAAAATATCTTAAACTTTCAGAAGGATTATCCTGATGTAAAAACGTTTAAATTAGAACAGAATTACCGTTCAACAAGTAATATTGTAAACGCTGCAAATTCTGTAATAGAAAAAAATAAAACCAAGTTGGATAAAGAAGTTTGGACTTCTAATGACGCTGGTGAACCTATAAATGTAATGCGTACAATTTCCGATGGAGAGGAGGGTAGGTTTGTGGCACAATCAATTTGGGAAAACCAAATGAATCATCAATTAACACCAGATGATTTTTGTGTTTTATATAGAACGAATTCGCAATCTAGAGCTATTGAAGATGCTTTACGTAAAAAAGGAATCGATTATAAGATTTATGGAGGAATGTCTTTTTATCAAAGGAAAGAAATTAAAGATATTTTGTCTTATTTACGTATTTTAATCAATCCAAATGATGAAGAAGCGTTAAAAAGAATTATCAATTATCCTGCTCGTGGTATTGGTGCAACAACGATTGATAGGTTAACAATAGCAGCAAATCATTATAAAAAATCAATTTTTGAAGTTTTAAAATATATTGATAAAATCGATTTAAAAATAAATTCTGGGACAAAAAACAAGCTTAAGAATTTTATGGTGATGATAGAAAGTTTGCAAATACAAGCGCAAACTAAAAATGCATTCGAAATAGCAGAAATAGTTGTAAAAAAGACACAGTTAATTAAAGATTTAGAAAAAGACGGAACTCCAGAAGCAGTTAGTAAAGTTGAGAATGTTCAAGAATTATTAAATGGAATTAAAGATTTTATTACCGATAAAATTGAAGAAGGTGAAGATACCTCTTTAACTACATTTTTAGAAGATGTTGCTTTGGCTACAGATTTTGATGCTAAAAAAGATGATGATAAACCAAGTGTTTCTTTAATGACGATTCACCAATCTAAAGGATTGGAATATATGTACGTTTATGTTGTAGGTTTAGAGGAAAATTTATTTCCATCTGCAATGAGTATGACTACAAGAAGCGAGCTTGAGGAAGAACGCAGGTTGTTTTATGTGGCAATAACTAGAGCAGAAAAAGTAGCCTACTTAACGTACGCTCAAACACGTTATAGATGGGGTAAATTGGTAGATGCAGAACCAAGTAGATTTTTAGAGGAAATAGATGAAAAATATTTAAGTTACATCACTCCAAAATCTACAAACCCGACAATAAATAACTTTCTTGATAAAAGTATTTTTGATGACGCTCCAAAAGGAATTCGTTTTCAGAAACCGATTCAACGTAAAAAAATGGAACGTGATTTGGTGAAAAAGAAAGATATCATCATTCCTAAAAACTTAAAAAAAGTATCTCAAGCAACCTCAAAAGCTAATTTATTTGATGGTAAAATTGTTGTTGGTAACATTGTAGAACACAATAGATTTGGTACAGGTGAAGTAATTGCCTTAGAAGGAAATGGGCCAAATAAAAAGGCGGAAATTAAATTTGGTACTGTTGGAAAAAAGAAATTGTTATTGCAATTTGCAAAATTAAAAGTGATTGGTTAA
- a CDS encoding DUF4290 domain-containing protein — translation MTFDLEYNSERPLMIIPEYGRHIQKLVDHCLALETKEERDKMAKAIVDVMGNLQPHLRDVPDFKHKLWDQLYIMADFKLDVESPYPQPSKEELQEKPEGLPYPKSASRYRYYGNNIQTMIDIALSWEDGDKKEALVFTIANHMKKCYLNWNKDTVDDAVIFKHLYDLSDGKIDLRETEEALSESKNLLRKPRTQGQGQSTSKSSNYKKPQHSNQNKPRKRY, via the coding sequence ATGACATTCGATTTAGAGTACAATTCAGAAAGACCGTTAATGATAATACCAGAATACGGCAGACATATTCAAAAACTAGTAGACCATTGCTTAGCTTTAGAAACTAAAGAAGAACGCGATAAAATGGCGAAAGCTATTGTAGATGTAATGGGTAATTTACAACCACATTTACGTGATGTTCCAGATTTTAAACACAAACTTTGGGATCAATTATACATCATGGCAGATTTTAAATTAGATGTAGAATCTCCTTATCCTCAGCCATCTAAAGAAGAATTACAAGAAAAACCAGAAGGATTGCCTTATCCAAAATCGGCATCTAGATATCGTTATTACGGTAACAATATTCAAACAATGATTGATATTGCTTTGAGTTGGGAAGATGGTGATAAAAAAGAAGCATTGGTATTTACTATTGCGAATCATATGAAAAAATGTTATTTAAATTGGAATAAAGATACAGTTGATGATGCTGTTATTTTTAAGCATTTATATGATTTATCTGACGGAAAAATAGATTTAAGAGAAACTGAAGAAGCACTTTCTGAAAGTAAAAATTTATTAAGAAAACCGCGTACACAAGGGCAAGGTCAGAGTACTTCTAAAAGTAGCAACTACAAGAAACCACAACACAGCAATCAAAACAAACCTAGAAAAAGATATTAG
- a CDS encoding DUF3307 domain-containing protein yields the protein MLLFLKILLAHILGDFVFQSKKDVKNKEEKKIKSSKLYLHIGIHSLLLLIFLQFNLQEYWLGFIIIIVSHFIFDVSKIYLQNKKTKSKWFFLDQILHLSILFLTTSIYTDFNLSTASLFNSETLILLITIVLLTNVSAIIIKVIINEWTPKNKENNDESLAKAGTYIGIIERLLIFIFIIIKQWELIGFLIAAKSFRFSGLNTDKKRNLTEYYFIGTLLSFGLAIIIGILYSHLKSII from the coding sequence ATGTTACTATTTTTAAAGATTTTATTGGCACATATTTTAGGTGATTTTGTTTTTCAATCTAAAAAAGACGTAAAAAACAAAGAAGAGAAGAAAATTAAATCTTCTAAACTCTATTTACATATAGGTATTCATTCCTTATTATTACTGATTTTTCTGCAATTTAATTTACAAGAATATTGGCTAGGATTTATAATTATTATTGTTTCTCATTTTATTTTTGATGTTTCAAAAATCTATCTTCAGAATAAAAAAACAAAGAGTAAGTGGTTTTTTCTAGATCAAATATTACACTTATCAATATTATTTCTAACAACTTCTATTTATACAGATTTCAATTTATCAACCGCTTCATTATTTAATAGTGAAACACTAATTTTATTAATAACAATAGTATTATTAACAAATGTTTCTGCCATCATAATAAAAGTAATTATCAATGAATGGACTCCTAAAAACAAAGAGAATAATGATGAATCATTAGCAAAAGCTGGAACATATATTGGAATAATTGAAAGGCTATTAATTTTTATATTTATTATAATAAAACAATGGGAATTAATAGGTTTCTTGATTGCTGCCAAATCTTTTAGGTTTAGTGGGTTAAATACTGACAAAAAAAGAAACTTAACAGAATATTACTTTATTGGTACTTTATTAAGTTTCGGGTTGGCAATTATTATAGGAATCCTATATTCGCATTTAAAAAGTATTATCTAA
- a CDS encoding DUF7935 family protein gives MEDIILESIGYILPAAVTGLVAYYMFNGFIRQQNSEKSLELLAQKKKESLPIKLQAYERMLLFCERINPVKMLVRVKPVSENTQDYLQLLIASVEQEFEHNLVQQIYISNDSWTAILATKNAIINKLKQVAETSDSANSLRENVIIHYSKSLPPTDTAISFIKNEVKRLL, from the coding sequence ATGGAAGATATAATCTTAGAAAGTATTGGTTATATTTTACCTGCTGCAGTTACTGGTTTGGTTGCTTATTATATGTTTAACGGATTTATAAGGCAACAAAATTCTGAAAAGAGTTTAGAACTTTTAGCGCAGAAAAAGAAAGAATCTTTACCAATTAAATTACAAGCTTATGAGCGAATGTTATTGTTTTGTGAGCGCATTAACCCTGTAAAAATGCTGGTTAGAGTAAAACCTGTTTCAGAAAATACTCAAGATTATTTACAGTTACTAATTGCAAGTGTAGAACAAGAATTCGAACACAATTTAGTACAACAAATTTACATTTCTAATGATTCTTGGACTGCTATTTTAGCGACTAAAAACGCAATTATCAACAAGTTAAAACAAGTTGCAGAAACATCAGACTCTGCAAATAGCTTACGGGAAAATGTAATAATACATTATTCTAAATCATTACCTCCAACGGATACTGCAATTTCATTTATAAAAAATGAAGTAAAAAGATTATTATAA
- the fumC gene encoding class II fumarate hydratase, translating to MKYRIEKDTMGNVEVPADKYWGAQTERSKNNFKIGAAGSMPLEIVYGFAYLKKAAAYTNADLGALTTEKRDLIAQVCDEILEGKLDDQFPLVIWQTGSGTQSNMNVNEVIANRAHEIAGKVIGEGEKTIQPNDDVNKSQSSNDTFPTGMHIAAYKKIVETTIPGITQLRDTLKAKSEAFNDVVKIGRTHLMDATPLTLGQEFSGYVAQLSFGLKALNNTLEHLSQLALGGTAVGTGLNTPAGYDVLVAKYIAEFTGMPFITAENKFEALAAHDAFVETHGALKQIAVSLNKIANDVRMMASGPRSGIGEIIIPANEPGSSIMPGKVNPTQCEAMTMVCAQVMGNDVAVTFGGAQGHYELNVFKPVMASNVLQSAQLIGDVCKSFDENCAVGIEPNHARITELVNNSLMLVTALNTKIGYYKSAEIANTAHANGTTLKEEAVRLGYVTPEQYDEWVKPEEMIGTLK from the coding sequence ATGAAATATAGAATCGAAAAAGATACTATGGGTAACGTAGAAGTTCCTGCAGATAAATATTGGGGAGCTCAAACAGAACGTTCTAAAAACAACTTTAAAATTGGTGCTGCAGGGTCAATGCCATTAGAAATTGTTTATGGTTTTGCATATCTTAAAAAAGCAGCAGCTTATACAAATGCTGATTTAGGTGCTTTAACAACCGAAAAAAGAGATTTAATTGCACAAGTTTGTGATGAAATTTTAGAAGGAAAATTAGATGATCAATTTCCTTTGGTAATTTGGCAAACAGGTTCTGGTACACAATCTAATATGAATGTGAACGAAGTAATTGCTAACAGAGCACACGAAATTGCTGGAAAAGTAATTGGTGAAGGAGAAAAAACAATTCAACCAAATGATGATGTAAATAAATCACAATCATCAAATGACACATTTCCAACAGGAATGCATATTGCTGCTTATAAGAAAATTGTAGAAACTACAATTCCTGGTATTACGCAATTAAGAGATACTTTAAAAGCAAAATCAGAAGCATTTAATGACGTAGTAAAAATTGGTCGTACGCATTTAATGGATGCTACTCCACTTACTTTAGGTCAAGAATTTTCTGGTTATGTAGCGCAATTAAGCTTTGGTTTAAAAGCATTAAATAATACTTTAGAACATTTATCTCAATTAGCTTTGGGAGGAACAGCAGTAGGTACAGGATTAAATACTCCTGCAGGCTATGATGTTTTAGTTGCTAAATATATTGCAGAATTTACAGGAATGCCTTTTATAACGGCAGAAAATAAGTTTGAAGCTTTAGCTGCACATGATGCTTTTGTAGAAACTCATGGAGCTTTAAAACAAATTGCTGTTTCTTTAAATAAAATAGCAAATGATGTTAGAATGATGGCTTCAGGACCAAGATCTGGAATTGGAGAAATCATTATTCCAGCAAACGAACCAGGTTCTTCTATTATGCCAGGTAAAGTAAATCCTACTCAATGTGAAGCTATGACAATGGTTTGTGCACAAGTTATGGGTAATGATGTTGCTGTTACTTTTGGTGGTGCTCAAGGACATTATGAATTAAACGTATTTAAACCAGTAATGGCTTCGAATGTTTTACAATCTGCTCAATTAATTGGTGATGTTTGTAAATCTTTTGATGAAAATTGTGCTGTTGGTATTGAACCTAATCACGCAAGAATTACTGAATTAGTTAATAATTCTTTAATGTTAGTTACAGCTTTAAATACAAAGATTGGTTATTACAAATCTGCTGAAATTGCAAACACTGCTCACGCAAACGGAACTACTTTAAAGGAAGAAGCTGTACGTTTAGGTTATGTAACTCCAGAACAATATGATGAATGGGTAAAACCAGAAGAAATGATTGGAACTTTAAAATAA
- the murA gene encoding UDP-N-acetylglucosamine 1-carboxyvinyltransferase — MASFKIEGGHKLSGTITPQGAKNEVLQILCAVLLTPERVVVNNVPDIIDVNKLIFILGELGVKVEKLSKNAYAFQADEVNLDYLESADFKRDGSSLRGSIMIVGPLLARFGRGYIPRPGGDKIGRRRLDTHFEGFIRLGAKFRYNREEHFYGVEAEELHGVEMLLDEASVTGTANILMAAVLATGTTKIYNAACEPYIQQLSKMLNSMGAKISGVGSNLLIVEGVDSLGGCEHTVLPDMIEIGSWIGVAVMTRSELTIKNVSWENLGQIPNVFRKLGIQLEKRGDDIYIPEQESYEIQNYIDGSVLTVADAPWPGFTPDLLSIVLVIATQAKGTVLIHQKMFESRLFFVDKLIDMGAKVILCDPHRATVIGMNFESSLKATKMTSPDIRAGISLLIAALSATGTSVINNIEQIDRGYENIEARLKSIGAKIERIED, encoded by the coding sequence ATGGCGTCATTTAAAATTGAAGGAGGACATAAATTAAGCGGAACAATTACTCCTCAAGGAGCAAAAAACGAAGTATTACAAATACTTTGTGCAGTTTTGTTAACTCCAGAAAGAGTAGTAGTAAATAACGTACCTGATATTATCGACGTAAATAAATTAATTTTTATTCTAGGAGAGTTAGGTGTAAAAGTAGAAAAATTAAGTAAAAACGCTTACGCTTTTCAAGCGGATGAAGTAAATCTTGATTATTTAGAATCTGCAGATTTTAAAAGAGATGGAAGTTCTTTACGTGGTTCAATTATGATTGTTGGTCCACTTTTAGCTCGTTTTGGAAGAGGATATATTCCACGTCCTGGAGGAGATAAAATTGGTCGTAGACGTTTAGACACCCATTTTGAAGGTTTTATTAGATTAGGCGCAAAATTTAGATATAACAGAGAAGAACATTTTTACGGAGTTGAAGCAGAAGAGTTACATGGGGTAGAAATGTTGTTAGATGAAGCTTCTGTAACAGGAACTGCAAATATTTTAATGGCAGCTGTTTTAGCAACAGGAACCACAAAAATTTACAACGCAGCTTGTGAACCTTATATTCAACAATTATCAAAAATGTTGAATTCTATGGGAGCAAAAATCTCTGGAGTTGGTTCTAACCTATTAATTGTTGAAGGAGTAGATTCTTTAGGAGGTTGTGAGCATACCGTTTTACCAGATATGATTGAAATTGGTTCTTGGATTGGTGTTGCAGTGATGACGCGATCTGAGTTAACGATTAAAAATGTTAGTTGGGAAAACCTTGGACAAATTCCAAATGTATTTAGAAAATTAGGAATTCAATTAGAGAAAAGAGGAGATGATATTTACATTCCAGAACAAGAATCTTACGAAATTCAGAACTACATAGATGGTTCAGTTTTAACAGTTGCAGATGCACCTTGGCCAGGTTTTACACCAGATTTATTGAGTATTGTTTTGGTAATTGCAACACAAGCAAAAGGAACTGTTTTAATACATCAAAAGATGTTTGAAAGTCGTTTGTTTTTTGTTGATAAATTGATTGATATGGGCGCAAAAGTTATTTTATGTGATCCACACAGAGCTACAGTAATTGGAATGAATTTTGAAAGCTCATTAAAAGCGACCAAAATGACTTCTCCAGATATTAGAGCAGGAATCTCTTTATTAATAGCAGCATTATCTGCAACAGGTACAAGTGTTATTAATAATATAGAACAAATTGATAGAGGTTATGAGAATATTGAAGCTCGTTTAAAATCTATTGGTGCTAAAATTGAAAGAATAGAAGATTAA
- a CDS encoding sigma factor-like helix-turn-helix DNA-binding protein, with the protein MITIITGDIINSRKSSNQKWLSELKLVLSFFGTSPKYWQVYRGDSFQLEIENCESALNTVLRIKSHLKSTANVDVRLSIGIGEKEFNVDRITESNGEAFVNSGFAFDNYLKKQNLAIKTPWKEIDEELNIAFNLALLTIDSWTKNSAEVFKISLEKQDVTQKEIGAILGITQGRVSERQKRAGLEPIMKLEKRFRKIINKKINE; encoded by the coding sequence ATGATTACCATTATAACAGGAGACATAATTAATTCTAGAAAATCTTCTAACCAAAAATGGTTGTCAGAATTAAAGCTAGTTCTATCATTTTTTGGTACATCTCCTAAATATTGGCAGGTTTATAGAGGTGATAGTTTTCAATTAGAAATAGAAAATTGTGAAAGTGCTTTAAATACTGTCTTAAGAATTAAATCTCATTTAAAAAGCACTGCAAATGTTGATGTTAGACTAAGCATTGGAATAGGTGAAAAAGAATTTAATGTTGATAGAATTACAGAATCTAACGGAGAAGCTTTTGTCAATTCTGGTTTTGCTTTTGATAATTATTTAAAAAAACAGAATTTAGCCATAAAAACTCCCTGGAAAGAAATTGACGAAGAATTAAATATTGCATTCAATTTAGCTTTATTAACGATAGATTCTTGGACAAAAAATTCAGCAGAAGTTTTTAAAATATCTTTAGAAAAACAAGATGTTACACAAAAGGAAATTGGAGCAATATTAGGAATTACACAAGGTCGAGTTAGTGAAAGACAAAAACGCGCAGGACTAGAACCTATAATGAAGTTAGAAAAACGTTTTAGAAAAATAATTAACAAAAAAATAAACGAATAG
- a CDS encoding integrase core domain-containing protein, which yields MSPSMTEQYDPYENAISERINGILKQEFDIDKFDTNLKIKRKLDQNAIKIYYNFRPHLSNYMLTPNQMYQQNSIKRKQYKTKKGSDIKSLPLDY from the coding sequence ATTTCACCAAGTATGACTGAACAATATGATCCTTATGAAAATGCAATTTCAGAAAGAATAAATGGGATCTTAAAACAAGAATTTGATATTGATAAATTCGATACTAATTTAAAAATCAAAAGAAAACTAGATCAAAACGCTATAAAAATATATTATAATTTTAGACCACATTTATCTAATTATATGTTGACTCCTAATCAAATGTATCAACAAAATAGCATCAAAAGAAAACAATATAAAACAAAAAAAGGCAGTGATATAAAATCACTACCTTTAGATTATTAA